One window of the Cherax quadricarinatus isolate ZL_2023a chromosome 50, ASM3850222v1, whole genome shotgun sequence genome contains the following:
- the LOC128695423 gene encoding arylsulfatase B isoform X2, protein MAWSMHLRRIVWVVVMVITYTAATPLTPSSSSTPPPPTSPGTPPPVPPHIIFMVADDLGWNDVSWHNPQVLMPHLESLARDGIILEQSYVQPICTPTRSALLSGRYPFTIGRQNSILQHAEPVGLDLQLKLLPQALKDVGYQTHAVGKWHLGFCSWDYTPTMRGFDTFYGYYTGSEDYNTHHRSHVFESCNTSNVDHCSDLDDAPGGKKEWLDLRNNKTPDRSQDGVYSTYMFASYIEDLLRTRNPEDPMFLYVPFQSVHAPLMVPEKYTEPFVHIKNSYRRTYLGMVSAMDEAVGRVVEALKITGHYDNSVIIFTTDNGGQTIHGANNWPLRGRKGTLWEGGTRGVAFIHSPILPNPGTISHQLVHVTDWYKTLVGLAKGEAPEDIDGVDQWSSFVDSAPPPRTHMIYNIDNTTQFKAAVRIGKYKLLVGFPGKGEWTPPPELRLNTVDAPLGQPNESPPSRHPGQGPVLPQVLLPTETEDPKDGQLEKDYDVLSSSDSVRRKGVKSSLEDRALNYHQANSSSKIRKSSHRHLISTKRTDAGPFVFISTVPKSRASSSLSVDIDADIDAADILSLQDNKGKHIESAQSNGRDTKDAREGEGVVKRKTISDNVWTQELDVAIQELLLQITKKNDAKIRLYNVEGGGR, encoded by the exons ATGGCTTGGAGCATGCATCTGAGAAGAATCgtctgggtggtggtgatggtcataACATACACTGCCGCTACCCCCTTAACACCCTcttcatcatcaacaccaccacctccaacgtCGCCAGGAACACCGCCGCCAGTACCACCTCATATTATCTTCATGGTTGCCGACGACCTTG GTTGGAACGATGTGTCGTGGCACAACCCCCAGGTGTTGATGCCACACCTGGAGTCCCTTGCCAGAGATGGTATCATATTGGAGCAGTCCTACGTCCAGCCCATCTGCACCCCCACCCGCTCCGCTCTCCTCTCCGGTCGCTACCCCTTCACTATCGGTAGGCAG AACAGCATCCTGCAGCATGCAGAACCCGTGGGTCTTGACCTGCAGTTGAAGCTCCTCCCGCAGGCGCTGAAGGATGTTGGTTACCAAACTCACGCCGTTGGCAA ATGGCACCTTGGCTTCTGCTCATGGGACTACACCCCCACCATGAGGGGTTTCGACACCTTCTATGGCTACTACACCGGTTCCGaggactacaacactcaccataGGTCTCACGTCTTTGAGTCATGTAATACTTCTAATGTGGACCACTGCAGCGACTTGGACGACGCTCCTGGAG GTAAGAAAGAATGGCTGGACTTGAGGAACAACAAAACCCCGGACAGAAGCCAAGATGGTGTCTACTCTACG TATATGTTCGCGTCATACATTGAGGATCTACTGAGGACCAGAAACCCTGAGGATCCCATGTTCCTGTACGTGCCTTTCCAGAGTGTGCACGCCCCTCTCATGGTACCTGAGAAGTACACAGAACCCTTCGTACACATCAAAAACTCCTACCGACGCACCTACCTGG gcaTGGTAAGTGCCATGGATGAGGCAGTGGGACGGGTGGTGGAGGCACTCAAGATCACTGGGCACTACGACAACTCcgtcatcatcttcactactgAT AACGGTGGACAGACCATCCACGGTGCCAACAACTGGCCTCTACGGGGACGCAAGGGAACCCTGTGGGAAGGTGGCACCCGGGGTGTGGCCTTCATACACTCACCGATCCTCCCCAACCCCGGCACCATCAGTCACCA GCTGGTGCACGTCACTGACTGGTACAAGACGCTGGTGGGCCTGGCCAAGGGTGAGGCTCCGGAGGACATTGACGGTGTGGATCAATGGTCCTCCTTCGTGGACTCGGCTCCCCCGCCCAGGACACACATGATATACAACATAGACAACACTACACAATTTAAAGCTGCCGTCAG GATTGGTAAGTACAAGCTTCTGGTAGGATTCCCTGGCAAAGGAGAATGGACACCCCCTCCAGAACTCAGACTTAACACTGTTGACGCCCCTCTGGGCCAACCAAATGAGTCTCCGCCATCGAGACATCCTGGCCAGGGTCCTGTACTACCTCAGGTTTTACTTCCAACTGAGACAGAGGATCCTAAAGATGGTCAGTTGGAGAAAGATTATGATGTATTAAGTTCCTCTGATAGTGTCAGGCGGAAAGGTGTTAAATCATCTCTAGAGGACCGAGCATTAAATTACCATCAAGCCAACAGCTCCAGTAAAATCAGGAAATCCAGCCACAGGCACTTGATCTCTACGAAGAGAACGGATGCGGGCCCATTCGTGTTTATATCCACCGTTCCAAAGTCTCGTGCCAGCAGTTCATTATCTGTAGACATTGACGCCGATATCGACGCAGCAGACATACTTTCACTGCAAGATAATAAAGGCAAACACATCGAGAGTGCACAAAGTAATGGAAGGGACACTAAAGACGCTAGAGAAGGCGAAGGAGTTGTTAAAAGAAAAACTATAAGCGATAACGTGTGGACGCAAGAGTTGGACGTTGCCATACAGGAGTTGTTGCTGCAAATTACTAAAAAGAACGACGCAAAGATTAGACTCTACAATGTTGAGG GCGGAGGGCGCTGA
- the LOC128695423 gene encoding arylsulfatase B isoform X1 produces MAWSMHLRRIVWVVVMVITYTAATPLTPSSSSTPPPPTSPGTPPPVPPHIIFMVADDLGWNDVSWHNPQVLMPHLESLARDGIILEQSYVQPICTPTRSALLSGRYPFTIGRQNSILQHAEPVGLDLQLKLLPQALKDVGYQTHAVGKWHLGFCSWDYTPTMRGFDTFYGYYTGSEDYNTHHRSHVFESCNTSNVDHCSDLDDAPGGKKEWLDLRNNKTPDRSQDGVYSTYMFASYIEDLLRTRNPEDPMFLYVPFQSVHAPLMVPEKYTEPFVHIKNSYRRTYLGMVSAMDEAVGRVVEALKITGHYDNSVIIFTTDNGGQTIHGANNWPLRGRKGTLWEGGTRGVAFIHSPILPNPGTISHQLVHVTDWYKTLVGLAKGEAPEDIDGVDQWSSFVDSAPPPRTHMIYNIDNTTQFKAAVRIGKYKLLVGFPGKGEWTPPPELRLNTVDAPLGQPNESPPSRHPGQGPVLPQVLLPTETEDPKDGQLEKDYDVLSSSDSVRRKGVKSSLEDRALNYHQANSSSKIRKSSHRHLISTKRTDAGPFVFISTVPKSRASSSLSVDIDADIDAADILSLQDNKGKHIESAQSNGRDTKDAREGEGVVKRKTISDNVWTQELDVAIQELLLQITKKNDAKIRLYNVEEDPEERVDLVSVHMEVVKKLLQYLVEELPRYVPAHTLPEVPEANPDNFDGVWSPGWC; encoded by the exons ATGGCTTGGAGCATGCATCTGAGAAGAATCgtctgggtggtggtgatggtcataACATACACTGCCGCTACCCCCTTAACACCCTcttcatcatcaacaccaccacctccaacgtCGCCAGGAACACCGCCGCCAGTACCACCTCATATTATCTTCATGGTTGCCGACGACCTTG GTTGGAACGATGTGTCGTGGCACAACCCCCAGGTGTTGATGCCACACCTGGAGTCCCTTGCCAGAGATGGTATCATATTGGAGCAGTCCTACGTCCAGCCCATCTGCACCCCCACCCGCTCCGCTCTCCTCTCCGGTCGCTACCCCTTCACTATCGGTAGGCAG AACAGCATCCTGCAGCATGCAGAACCCGTGGGTCTTGACCTGCAGTTGAAGCTCCTCCCGCAGGCGCTGAAGGATGTTGGTTACCAAACTCACGCCGTTGGCAA ATGGCACCTTGGCTTCTGCTCATGGGACTACACCCCCACCATGAGGGGTTTCGACACCTTCTATGGCTACTACACCGGTTCCGaggactacaacactcaccataGGTCTCACGTCTTTGAGTCATGTAATACTTCTAATGTGGACCACTGCAGCGACTTGGACGACGCTCCTGGAG GTAAGAAAGAATGGCTGGACTTGAGGAACAACAAAACCCCGGACAGAAGCCAAGATGGTGTCTACTCTACG TATATGTTCGCGTCATACATTGAGGATCTACTGAGGACCAGAAACCCTGAGGATCCCATGTTCCTGTACGTGCCTTTCCAGAGTGTGCACGCCCCTCTCATGGTACCTGAGAAGTACACAGAACCCTTCGTACACATCAAAAACTCCTACCGACGCACCTACCTGG gcaTGGTAAGTGCCATGGATGAGGCAGTGGGACGGGTGGTGGAGGCACTCAAGATCACTGGGCACTACGACAACTCcgtcatcatcttcactactgAT AACGGTGGACAGACCATCCACGGTGCCAACAACTGGCCTCTACGGGGACGCAAGGGAACCCTGTGGGAAGGTGGCACCCGGGGTGTGGCCTTCATACACTCACCGATCCTCCCCAACCCCGGCACCATCAGTCACCA GCTGGTGCACGTCACTGACTGGTACAAGACGCTGGTGGGCCTGGCCAAGGGTGAGGCTCCGGAGGACATTGACGGTGTGGATCAATGGTCCTCCTTCGTGGACTCGGCTCCCCCGCCCAGGACACACATGATATACAACATAGACAACACTACACAATTTAAAGCTGCCGTCAG GATTGGTAAGTACAAGCTTCTGGTAGGATTCCCTGGCAAAGGAGAATGGACACCCCCTCCAGAACTCAGACTTAACACTGTTGACGCCCCTCTGGGCCAACCAAATGAGTCTCCGCCATCGAGACATCCTGGCCAGGGTCCTGTACTACCTCAGGTTTTACTTCCAACTGAGACAGAGGATCCTAAAGATGGTCAGTTGGAGAAAGATTATGATGTATTAAGTTCCTCTGATAGTGTCAGGCGGAAAGGTGTTAAATCATCTCTAGAGGACCGAGCATTAAATTACCATCAAGCCAACAGCTCCAGTAAAATCAGGAAATCCAGCCACAGGCACTTGATCTCTACGAAGAGAACGGATGCGGGCCCATTCGTGTTTATATCCACCGTTCCAAAGTCTCGTGCCAGCAGTTCATTATCTGTAGACATTGACGCCGATATCGACGCAGCAGACATACTTTCACTGCAAGATAATAAAGGCAAACACATCGAGAGTGCACAAAGTAATGGAAGGGACACTAAAGACGCTAGAGAAGGCGAAGGAGTTGTTAAAAGAAAAACTATAAGCGATAACGTGTGGACGCAAGAGTTGGACGTTGCCATACAGGAGTTGTTGCTGCAAATTACTAAAAAGAACGACGCAAAGATTAGACTCTACAATGTTGAGG AGGACCCGGAGGAACGAGTGGACCTCGTGTCGGTGCACAtggaggtggtgaagaagctTCTTCAGTACCTCGTGGAGGAGTTACCACGGTACGTGCCTGCACACACACTACCTGAGGTGCCCGAAGCCAATCCTGATAACTTCGACGGTGTCTGGTCTCCAGGATGGTGCTAG